From a single Paenibacillus sp. FSL W8-0426 genomic region:
- a CDS encoding GtrA family protein, with protein MIKRLATILKFGVVGLMNTVVDAAVFLILTAAGVPALAAQAVSYGCGVLNSYWWNGRWTFRDADRRGGGSELVRFIIINVLVLAGSTFLLYLLNSVLGWNLWTSKAATTVAGMLFNYMASRYWVFGTGAEKNARRTPDTHERRA; from the coding sequence ATGATTAAGCGCCTGGCTACGATCCTGAAGTTTGGCGTGGTGGGATTGATGAATACGGTCGTGGATGCGGCGGTATTCCTGATATTGACGGCGGCTGGCGTGCCGGCACTGGCCGCTCAAGCCGTATCTTATGGATGCGGAGTGTTGAACAGTTATTGGTGGAACGGCCGCTGGACTTTTCGGGATGCCGATCGGCGCGGAGGCGGATCGGAGCTGGTTCGTTTTATCATCATCAATGTGCTGGTGCTTGCGGGCTCGACGTTCCTGCTGTACTTGCTGAACAGCGTTCTTGGCTGGAACCTGTGGACCAGCAAAGCGGCAACGACGGTTGCGGGCATGCTTTTCAATTACATGGCGAGTCGGTATTGGGTGTTTGGTACAGGGGCCGAAAAGAACGCTCGCAGAACACCCGATACCCATGAAAGGAGGGCCTGA
- the galU gene encoding UTP--glucose-1-phosphate uridylyltransferase GalU has translation MHIKKAVIPAAGLGTRFLPATKAQPKEMLPIVDKPAIQYIVEEAVQAGIESIIIVTGRNKKSIEDHFDKSVELEYSLFAKGKKALLEEVKAISELADIHFIRQKEPLGLGHAIGCARQFVGDEPFAVLLGDDIMVSDPPALAQMIHLYERTGKQIVGVGEVRAEDVSKYGIIASDGAADRVHQVNDLVEKPSIAEAPSRTAVMGRYILKPSIFPILDQLERGAGGEYQLTDALKKVSYNGDLLALELEGRRYDIGDQFGYIQAILEIGLMRRDLQPMLKPYLQQLATQAVTCS, from the coding sequence ATGCACATTAAAAAAGCAGTTATTCCGGCGGCGGGTCTGGGCACCCGCTTCCTTCCGGCAACGAAGGCGCAGCCCAAGGAGATGCTGCCCATCGTGGATAAACCCGCGATTCAGTATATTGTAGAAGAAGCGGTGCAGGCAGGCATCGAAAGCATCATCATTGTAACCGGACGCAACAAAAAATCGATCGAGGATCATTTCGACAAGTCGGTCGAGCTGGAATATTCCTTGTTTGCGAAGGGAAAAAAGGCCCTGCTCGAAGAGGTGAAGGCGATCAGCGAGTTGGCTGACATTCACTTTATTCGTCAAAAGGAACCGCTCGGGCTGGGACACGCCATCGGGTGTGCACGGCAGTTTGTAGGCGATGAACCTTTCGCCGTCCTGCTTGGGGACGATATAATGGTATCCGACCCGCCGGCGCTCGCCCAAATGATTCATCTGTACGAGCGGACTGGCAAGCAGATTGTCGGCGTTGGTGAAGTGAGAGCGGAAGACGTGAGCAAATACGGCATCATCGCATCGGACGGTGCCGCGGATCGCGTGCATCAAGTGAACGATCTGGTCGAAAAACCTTCCATTGCCGAAGCGCCTTCGCGCACGGCGGTTATGGGCAGGTACATTTTGAAACCTTCGATCTTTCCGATCCTGGATCAGCTTGAACGGGGTGCAGGCGGCGAATATCAATTAACCGATGCGTTAAAAAAAGTCAGCTACAATGGAGACTTGCTCGCGCTGGAGCTCGAAGGGCGTCGTTATGATATTGGAGACCAATTCGGCTACATCCAGGCCATTCTGGAGATTGGCTTGATGCGCCGAGATTTGCAGCCGATGCTGAAGCCGTATTTGCAGCAGCTCGCCACGCAGGCGGTGACCTGTTCTTGA
- a CDS encoding glycosyltransferase family 2 protein, producing the protein MAQTCRYSIIIPMYNEEAVIGETYRRLKKVMGDTGESYELLFVNDGSVDQCAQMIRDYARWDDSVKLIDFARNFGHQIAITAGMDYAAGDAVVIIDADLQDPPELILDMISKWREGYEVVYAKRTSRSGETRFKKWSASLFYRVLRASTDTDIPVDTGDFRLMDRKVVDEMKRLPEKNRFVRGLVSWVGFRQTAIEYERDERLAGETKYPLKRMLKLSLDGITSFSHKPLKLAGYVGAILSAAGFIYMLSVFVSAIFTDSTIKGWPSIVSIMLMFNGFTLLMLGILGEYVGRIYDETKARPLYIVRDVYPVESQSGPVRLTSRAVRHD; encoded by the coding sequence ATGGCTCAAACTTGCCGTTACAGCATTATTATCCCGATGTATAACGAAGAAGCAGTCATAGGCGAGACCTATCGGCGCCTGAAAAAAGTGATGGGCGACACGGGAGAAAGCTATGAATTGTTATTTGTCAACGATGGCAGCGTCGATCAATGCGCGCAAATGATTCGTGATTATGCACGCTGGGACGACAGCGTCAAGCTGATTGATTTTGCCCGCAATTTCGGGCATCAGATTGCGATCACGGCGGGCATGGATTATGCCGCAGGCGATGCGGTGGTCATCATCGACGCCGACCTGCAGGATCCGCCGGAGCTCATTTTGGACATGATTTCCAAATGGAGAGAAGGCTACGAGGTCGTATATGCCAAACGGACGAGCCGAAGTGGGGAAACCCGCTTCAAAAAGTGGTCCGCCAGCCTGTTCTATCGCGTGCTTCGCGCTTCTACCGATACGGATATTCCCGTCGATACCGGAGATTTCCGTCTTATGGATCGCAAAGTGGTCGACGAGATGAAACGCTTGCCCGAGAAAAACCGCTTCGTGCGCGGTTTGGTCAGCTGGGTCGGTTTTCGCCAGACGGCCATTGAATACGAGCGCGACGAGCGGTTGGCCGGTGAAACGAAGTACCCGTTAAAACGCATGCTGAAGCTGAGTCTGGACGGAATCACCTCTTTTTCGCACAAACCGCTCAAGCTGGCCGGTTATGTTGGTGCAATTTTGTCTGCGGCAGGATTCATCTACATGCTGTCGGTGTTCGTTTCGGCCATTTTCACGGATTCAACGATCAAAGGCTGGCCGTCCATTGTGAGCATTATGCTGATGTTTAACGGGTTTACGCTGCTTATGCTGGGTATTCTCGGGGAATATGTCGGGAGGATCTATGATGAAACGAAAGCACGCCCGCTCTATATCGTGAGAGACGTCTATCCGGTGGAGAGCCAGTCCGGGCCTGTTCGTTTGACGAGCAGAGCTGTGCGACATGATTAA
- a CDS encoding glycosyltransferase family 39 protein has translation MNQAKRRIDPVLVPILLLAAILNGYGIWNDQYANSYYTTAVGSMLRNFHNFFFASLDSAGSVTVDKPPVVFWIQTAFAYVFGLHGWSVILPQALAGIGSVLLIYFMVKPTFGLAAARISAMAMATVPVVAAVSRTNNIDSMLVFTLLLGSWFLFKGAGKGSIWRLLAAFGLIGLAFNMKMLQAYMILPAFYLFYLLAFGAPWRKKLLALVGGTAVLAAVSLSWAVTVDSIPADERPYIGSSETNSVLELAFGYNGLSRLTGQQNTGNRGMSNAMGAGNERGDRSGETAAQETNGGAGRADRSGMEISPGTPDDASNAGGDGDGRSNGMNGTGFPQGQMPNGFEMPTGMDFAGFNGGGGMGGMFGTGQKGPLRLFQTELSGQASWLLPAALLGAVVLLAGIRRRNVTEQHKQTLFWLAWLFPAAAFFSVAGFFHQYYLIMLAPPVAALTGAGFVAMWKAYRERQGWMAWLLPLSVLLTTVFGWYIMQAYNDTIGAGWSIGELAAGVLISLVLVVMLQRAHSLKQPLAIAGFMVMLIGPVYWAFTPITYGGNSMIPAAGPTGSNGMFGGGGMGGRNTGMAPPNGGGNMNGWQLSMGGNNEDASVPTGDSSADASGMSNGAEDRNSSSMRGSGGPGNRNEQVDETTLNYLREHNTGETYLFATTDYNQAAPYIIDENEAVITLGGFSGSDPVYTTEKLEQLVESGQVKYFMVGGMGGRGGNSEITNWIKEHGTEVPASEWTSNAEGGDSGFGGQTTLYEVQ, from the coding sequence TTGAATCAAGCGAAACGAAGGATCGATCCGGTTCTGGTGCCGATCCTGCTGCTGGCGGCCATATTGAACGGATACGGCATCTGGAACGATCAATACGCCAATTCCTATTACACTACGGCCGTAGGAAGCATGCTGCGAAATTTCCACAATTTTTTCTTTGCTTCGCTGGATTCCGCCGGATCGGTTACCGTGGACAAACCTCCGGTGGTCTTCTGGATTCAGACGGCATTTGCTTATGTATTCGGATTGCACGGTTGGAGCGTCATTTTGCCGCAGGCGTTGGCGGGCATCGGCTCGGTGCTTCTGATTTATTTCATGGTCAAACCAACATTTGGACTTGCAGCAGCCCGCATCTCGGCGATGGCGATGGCAACGGTGCCTGTGGTGGCGGCCGTCAGCCGGACCAACAATATCGACAGCATGCTGGTATTTACTTTGCTGCTCGGATCATGGTTCCTGTTCAAAGGTGCGGGCAAGGGCAGCATTTGGCGGCTTCTCGCTGCGTTTGGGCTGATCGGACTGGCCTTCAACATGAAAATGCTGCAAGCATACATGATTTTGCCTGCATTTTATCTGTTTTACCTATTGGCATTCGGCGCCCCGTGGAGAAAAAAGCTGTTGGCCTTGGTGGGCGGCACGGCCGTGCTGGCAGCCGTTTCGCTATCTTGGGCGGTGACCGTGGATTCGATTCCGGCAGACGAACGTCCGTATATCGGCAGCAGCGAAACGAATTCCGTGCTGGAACTGGCCTTTGGTTATAACGGCCTTTCGCGGCTTACAGGGCAGCAAAATACGGGCAATCGCGGAATGTCCAATGCAATGGGAGCCGGAAATGAGCGCGGCGACAGATCGGGGGAGACTGCGGCGCAGGAAACTAACGGTGGCGCTGGCAGAGCAGACCGTTCCGGCATGGAAATATCGCCGGGCACACCCGATGATGCTTCGAATGCGGGCGGGGATGGCGACGGCCGGAGCAATGGCATGAACGGCACCGGGTTCCCGCAAGGACAGATGCCAAATGGATTCGAAATGCCGACGGGCATGGATTTCGCCGGTTTTAACGGCGGCGGAGGCATGGGCGGCATGTTTGGCACAGGTCAGAAAGGGCCGCTGCGGCTCTTCCAGACCGAATTGTCCGGACAGGCCAGCTGGCTGCTCCCTGCAGCCTTACTTGGAGCGGTTGTGCTTCTGGCCGGAATTCGGCGCAGGAATGTCACAGAGCAGCATAAACAGACGCTGTTCTGGTTAGCTTGGTTGTTCCCGGCAGCTGCATTTTTCAGCGTCGCCGGCTTCTTCCACCAATATTACCTGATTATGCTGGCGCCGCCCGTTGCGGCTCTTACAGGTGCCGGATTCGTAGCCATGTGGAAGGCGTATCGCGAACGCCAAGGATGGATGGCGTGGCTGCTGCCGTTGTCCGTGCTGCTGACGACGGTATTCGGCTGGTACATCATGCAGGCATACAATGACACCATTGGCGCAGGCTGGTCCATCGGCGAGCTGGCGGCTGGCGTCCTGATCTCGCTAGTTCTGGTCGTGATGCTGCAGCGTGCGCATTCGCTGAAGCAGCCGCTGGCGATTGCCGGGTTCATGGTGATGCTGATCGGTCCTGTCTACTGGGCGTTCACGCCGATTACGTATGGCGGCAACAGCATGATTCCGGCTGCAGGACCGACAGGTTCGAACGGCATGTTCGGCGGCGGAGGTATGGGCGGCCGAAACACTGGCATGGCACCTCCAAACGGAGGAGGCAACATGAACGGATGGCAGCTTTCCATGGGCGGCAATAATGAGGATGCTTCCGTTCCGACAGGCGATTCCTCTGCGGATGCTTCAGGCATGAGCAACGGTGCTGAAGATCGGAACAGTTCTTCCATGAGAGGCAGCGGAGGGCCGGGTAACCGGAACGAACAGGTGGACGAAACGACGTTGAACTATCTCAGGGAACATAACACCGGAGAAACTTATTTGTTTGCAACGACCGACTACAATCAGGCTGCACCGTACATCATTGACGAGAATGAAGCGGTCATTACGTTGGGCGGTTTCTCCGGTTCGGATCCGGTATATACCACGGAGAAGCTGGAACAACTCGTGGAGAGCGGACAGGTGAAATATTTCATGGTCGGCGGCATGGGCGGCCGCGGCGGCAATTCGGAAATCACGAACTGGATCAAGGAACATGGAACCGAGGTTCCGGCTTCGGAGTGGACTTCGAACGCGGAAGGTGGAGATTCGGGTTTTGGCGGACAGACGACCCTATATGAGGTGCAATGA